One Bifidobacterium crudilactis genomic region harbors:
- a CDS encoding CE1759 family FMN reductase → MNGTKSSRRHITVVSAGVGEPSTTTKLAEGIAEKTAQQLQHDGHAAQVNVIELKNLAKDIAIASVSWRISPELQAALDIVVNSDALVAASPVFKATYSGLFKSFWDIAAQDALLGMPVAVVATAGSERHALVPDTSMRSLFAFMRAIVVPTGVMAATVDWGSDGLLSRQTRVAAELASMVTAEVRKSMLAAVGDRYTRSAVDLNVEPERDDSDTASADSGVPNAPSLDFDSELMKLAAGGR, encoded by the coding sequence ATGAACGGCACAAAGAGCAGCAGACGACATATCACCGTGGTGAGTGCAGGGGTCGGCGAACCATCCACCACCACCAAACTTGCGGAAGGCATCGCGGAGAAAACCGCGCAGCAGCTTCAGCATGATGGTCATGCGGCACAGGTGAATGTCATCGAACTCAAAAACCTGGCGAAGGATATCGCCATCGCCTCGGTCAGTTGGCGGATATCCCCCGAATTGCAGGCTGCGTTGGATATCGTCGTCAACAGCGATGCCTTGGTTGCGGCAAGCCCGGTGTTCAAAGCCACATATTCAGGTCTGTTCAAGAGCTTCTGGGACATAGCCGCGCAGGATGCCCTGCTGGGAATGCCCGTAGCTGTGGTCGCCACTGCCGGGAGCGAGCGTCATGCCCTGGTTCCCGATACCTCTATGCGTTCACTGTTCGCGTTCATGCGTGCCATCGTCGTGCCGACCGGCGTGATGGCGGCCACTGTGGATTGGGGTTCGGACGGTCTGCTCAGCCGACAGACTCGCGTGGCCGCCGAACTCGCCAGCATGGTCACCGCAGAAGTCAGGAAGAGCATGCTGGCTGCCGTGGGTGACAGGTATACCAGAAGCGCGGTGGACCTGAATGTGGAACCGGAGCGTGATGACAGCGATACCGCCAGCGCCGACTCCGGTGTCCCGAACGCTCCGTCATTGGATTTCGACAGCGAGCTGATGAAGCTCGCCGCCGGAGGGCGTTGA